A portion of the Candidatus Pristimantibacillus lignocellulolyticus genome contains these proteins:
- a CDS encoding electron transfer flavoprotein subunit alpha/FixB family protein: MSDHIVIVAERKGTTLRRVTLEAITAAITLLHGQSGTIHAFLSGSDNDNSLISSANELLQYGVHEVHIAKHAHFEPYQATVVLPALTDVIRELQPKYVVIGHTSHGRELAPRLAAALHSGYIADVTTIESSADKASFVRPIYAGKAFERRHFQGVAPYVLSIRPNNNAPAILVEPVEITNPDEHIHQVNCEGIQLSSIVQHVVKRINEEIDLTEAEIIVAGGRGVRGPEGFAILKQLADELGGAVGASRAACDAGYCDYALQIGQTGKVVTPKLYIACGISGAIQHLAGMSQSRTIVAINKDREAPIFSIADYGIVGDLFEVVPLLTTQLREIRQ; the protein is encoded by the coding sequence ATGAGTGATCACATTGTTATTGTCGCTGAACGAAAAGGGACAACATTACGCAGAGTTACATTAGAAGCTATTACTGCTGCAATCACGTTATTGCATGGACAATCAGGGACAATTCATGCGTTCCTTTCAGGTAGTGATAACGATAATAGCTTAATTTCTTCCGCTAATGAGCTACTGCAATATGGTGTTCATGAAGTACATATCGCTAAACACGCACATTTTGAACCCTATCAAGCTACAGTTGTTCTTCCTGCCCTAACTGATGTCATAAGAGAATTGCAGCCTAAGTATGTCGTTATTGGGCATACGTCTCATGGTCGCGAACTTGCACCTCGTCTAGCAGCAGCATTACATAGCGGCTATATTGCAGATGTTACAACCATAGAATCATCTGCAGACAAAGCTAGCTTTGTACGCCCGATCTATGCGGGAAAAGCATTTGAGCGTAGACACTTTCAAGGAGTTGCCCCTTACGTCCTTTCCATTCGACCCAATAACAATGCCCCTGCTATATTAGTTGAACCTGTAGAAATTACTAATCCAGACGAGCACATACATCAGGTCAATTGCGAAGGAATACAGCTATCATCAATCGTTCAACACGTAGTTAAACGCATCAATGAAGAGATTGATCTGACAGAAGCAGAAATTATTGTTGCTGGTGGTAGAGGTGTTCGTGGGCCCGAAGGTTTTGCGATATTAAAGCAACTAGCTGATGAGCTAGGTGGAGCAGTTGGCGCTTCTCGTGCAGCTTGCGATGCAGGTTATTGTGACTATGCACTACAAATTGGTCAAACTGGAAAAGTTGTAACTCCAAAGCTATATATCGCTTGCGGGATTAGTGGAGCCATTCAACATCTTGCAGGCATGAGTCAATCACGCACCATCGTAGCTATTAATAAGGATCGTGAAGCACCCATCTTCTCTATTGCAGATTATGGTATTGTTGGAGATTTATTTGAAGTTGTACCATTGCTCACGACACAATTGCGTGAAATTCGACAATAA
- a CDS encoding electron transfer flavoprotein subunit beta/FixA family protein: MFKIVVLLKQTFDTEEKIHIVNGAVNEEGAKFIINPYDEYALEEALRIKEQHDAEIIVISVGPERSTHALRSALAVGADQAILIADHTNLSHSSSIAHLLAATIRPMKVDLILAGLFAVDSGSGSVALQVAELLQLPHASAAIKIQLGHAKELHIEESPWDGNLARIERDVEGDTETVLLPLPALITAQQGLNDPRYPSLPGIMKAKKKPLTELFSSDLLLSDALERIAASATSCDQVLSPNARPPGQFITGTAQEQASSLLEQLLERSIIQKGGDS, translated from the coding sequence ATGTTCAAAATTGTTGTCTTGTTGAAACAAACATTTGATACAGAAGAAAAGATTCATATTGTTAATGGGGCGGTTAATGAGGAAGGTGCAAAGTTCATTATTAATCCATATGATGAATATGCACTCGAAGAAGCTTTACGAATTAAGGAGCAGCATGATGCAGAAATTATCGTAATTTCAGTTGGTCCTGAACGCAGTACTCATGCACTTCGCTCCGCACTTGCAGTAGGAGCAGATCAAGCAATTCTTATTGCTGATCATACAAACTTAAGTCATAGTAGTTCCATTGCTCATCTGCTAGCAGCCACTATACGACCGATGAAAGTTGATCTGATACTAGCAGGGCTTTTTGCCGTCGACAGCGGTAGTGGCAGCGTCGCTTTACAAGTTGCCGAATTACTCCAGTTACCTCATGCTTCAGCTGCTATTAAGATCCAACTTGGTCATGCTAAGGAACTACATATAGAAGAGTCACCATGGGACGGAAATCTTGCCAGAATAGAACGTGATGTCGAAGGCGATACAGAAACGGTACTTCTTCCTCTCCCTGCTCTTATTACAGCACAACAAGGTTTGAATGATCCTCGCTATCCGTCTTTACCAGGTATTATGAAGGCCAAGAAAAAGCCATTAACAGAATTATTCTCTTCTGATCTATTGCTATCTGATGCATTAGAGCGAATCGCAGCGAGCGCAACAAGTTGTGATCAAGTTCTTTCTCCTAACGCTAGACCTCCTGGGCAGTTCATTACAGGGACAGCCCAGGAGCAAGCATCTTCTCTATTAGAACAATTGTTAGAACGTTCTATTATCCAGAAAGGTGGGGATTCTTAA
- a CDS encoding GyrI-like domain-containing protein produces the protein MTIENMQTVERTETKLVGYTVTVSLNEDIETGIVVNLREKLIENVNKIINRSDHHGIYLVQIYPDQEWTPDVPFESVVAVEVIDFDSIPEGFVRRIIPTGTYVKVTHKGPESEIEQTYHSIREKGIAVFRSFDFEYWTGIDSLEKEDNIIHIYLPLEA, from the coding sequence ATGACAATAGAAAACATGCAAACCGTAGAACGAACGGAAACGAAGCTGGTTGGTTACACTGTGACGGTATCGTTAAATGAAGATATAGAAACTGGAATCGTCGTAAATTTACGCGAAAAGCTCATTGAGAATGTTAATAAAATAATCAATCGTTCAGATCATCACGGAATTTACTTAGTCCAAATTTACCCCGATCAAGAATGGACTCCAGATGTTCCTTTCGAAAGTGTTGTTGCAGTGGAGGTTATAGATTTTGATTCTATTCCTGAAGGATTCGTTCGAAGAATAATACCAACTGGTACATATGTGAAGGTTACTCACAAAGGACCAGAATCTGAAATAGAGCAAACCTATCATTCAATTCGTGAAAAAGGTATAGCCGTCTTCAGATCTTTTGATTTCGAGTATTGGACTGGTATTGATTCTTTGGAGAAAGAAGATAACATTATACATATTTATTTGCCCTTGGAAGCATAG